The Synechococcus sp. RS9909 genomic interval TGCTGGGGCGCCGGCCGCAGCAGACCCCCCTGCAGCGGCCGCTGGCGCCGCTGCTGCAGTTGCAGCGGGCCGGCGTGGTGGTGGCTGTCGGAGGCGACAACGTGCAGGATCCCTGGTTCCCCGGTGGCAATTTCGATCCGATCGCCCTGATGGCGGCCGCCCTGCCCCTGGCCCAGCTGGCACCCTGGCAGCGCCACGGTCTGATGCCGTTCACCACGGAGGCCGCCCGCTTGTTGGGGCTGGCCTGGGACGGTCGCCTGCAGGTGGGCGCTCCAGCCGATCTGATCCTGCTGGAGGCCACGCACTGGGGAGAGGTGCTGGCCTCCCCCCCCCGGCGGCGTGTGCTGGCGGCAGGACGTTGGCTGGCGGAGACTGGTGCCGATCACAACACGGCGGCCAGCGGCTCATGACCCAGGGATCGGCAGGCCTTCAAGCGCTCCAGGCGGAGTTGGCACCGCTCCCGCAGCTCAGCCTGTTGCAGGGTGAGGCCGATCTGCTGCGCTTTTCCCGGGATGCCTACGACTATTCACCCGTGCTGCGGGAGCGGTTGTCGCACTGTCGAGCCGGCCTGGTCGTGCGCCCCGAGAGCGTGGCTGCCGTGCGTGCTGTGGCCGCCGCCTGTGCCCGTCACGGCGTGCCCCTCACCCTGCGCGGTGCGGGCACGGGCAACTACGGCCAGTGCGTGCCACTGCAGGGTGGTGTGGTGATGCTGATGGGTGCCCTTTCTGCGGTGCGTGCGATCGATCCGCACTCCGGGGTGGTGGAGGTGGAGAGTGGCTGCCTGCTGCGGGATCTCGATCAGGCGGTGGCGGGCCACCATCGCCAGCTGCGGCTGCTGCCCAGCACCTGGCGCACAGCCACGATCGGTGGCTTCATCGCCGGGGGCTCGGGGGGCATCGGCTCGGTGCGCTGGGGGTTCCTGCGCGATCCCGGACACCTGCTCGGGCTGGAGGTGGTGACGCTGGAAGCGGAGCCCCGCCTGCTGCAGCTCGATGCGGCGGATGCCGAAGCCCTCAACCATGCCTACGGCACCAACGGCATCATCACAGCACTGCGTCTCTCGACGGCCCCGCGGCAGGCCTGGCATGAGCTGAGCATTGACTGCGCCGACTGGGAGGTGGCGGTGGATCTGGCGCAACGTTGCCAGCAGGCAGCACTGGAGCTGCATCTCTGCACGGTGCTGGAGCGTTCGATCGTCGATCAACTGCCGAACTGGAGCGGTGCTCCAGCCGGCTGCCACCGGCTGCTGTTGCTCGTGGCTGCCGATGGCGTCTCCACGGTGGAGCGGTTGGCAGCGGCGGTGGGGGCTGTCTGCCGCCACCTCGGCCCGGAGGCGGACCATCACGGCAACGGCCTGCGGGAGCTCAGCTGGAACCACACCACCCTGCATTGCCGCAGCCTGGATCCGAGCTGGACCTATCTGCAGATGCTGCTTCCCCAGCCCGAGCTGCCCCTGCTCAACCAGTTGCGCGCCGACTGGGGGGACGACCTGTTGTGGCACCTCGAGGGGGTTCGTCAGGGCGGTACTGCCCGTCTGGCTGCCCTGCCTCTGGTGCGCTGGCAGGGGGGTGATGCTCTTGAGCGCCTGATCGCTCAGTGCCGCGATCTGGGTGCCGTGATCTTCAATCCCCATGTGATCACAGTGGAGGATGGCGGCCTGGGGGTGATCGACGGTGAGCAGGTGGCGGCCAAGCGGCACCATGACCCCATGGGTCTGCTCAACCCCGGCAAACTCAGGGGCTGGTCAGCCTGAGCCGGCCGCCCCTTTCTGGATCAGCACCCCAGGCTCTCGCGGGTGGAGACCCCCGTGTGCGGATGACTCCCTTCCGCATCGCGACACAGACGCCGCACGTCATCGCGATCGAGCAGGGCATCGCTGAAGTCGGCCCCTTCGATCTGCGCGCCGGCAAAACTGCTGCCTGAGGCGATCACGCCGCTCAGCAGCGTGCCGCGGAGGTCGGTTCCGCTGAAGTCGGCGCGATCCATCAGGGCATCGGAGAGATCAGCGCCGTGGAAATCGGCGTTGGCAAAAGCACCCTGGGTGAAGATCGCACCATGCAGGTTGGCGTCACTGAAGTCGGCGCCGCGACCCACCGCCCCGGCAAAGGAGGTGTTGCGCAGATCCTGACCGTGAAAGTCGTGGCCGCTCTGGTTGGTGAGGGTGTAATCGACCCGTTCCTGAAACAGAGCCCGATCCTGCAATCCCGTTCCTGTGCTCGTGTCGAGTGCCTGGGCGGGGCCGCTGGTCAGCGCCATGAGGGCGAGGAGCAGTCCGGCGAGCATCCAGCGTCTGGGCTGGAGGAGACGGGAGGCCATGGCGGTAGCAAGCGGCTGAACCTCACTCTGCATGCAGCAGGTCGCGTCGCAGCAGGTCGCCGAGCAGATATAGCGACCCGGCAATCACGGGCGGGACCTGCGGCCAACCCCTGCACTCCAGCCTGTCCAGCACGCCCAGCACAGGATCGGGCCCGCCCGTTTCGAGCAGTTGGTGGGCCAGATCTGGGCAGAGGCGCCGCAGCGCCTCGGCGCTCCAGCTGCGGTGGTCAGGCACCGGCACGATCCAGGCCCGATCCGACGGTTGCAACAAGCTGTGCAACATCGGTTCGGCTTGCTTGTGGGACTGGATCCCGAGGATCCAGTCGATGCCCTCACGCTCCCCAGGCCAGTGCCGCCGTTCTGCCGCGAGGCGAGCCGCCGCCGCTGGGTTGTGGGCCCCATCCAGTAGCAGGGGATGCCCTCGCCAGCGCATCGGCTGCATCCGTCCGGGCCAGCGGGCGGCGGCGAAGCCGCTGCGGATGCTGCTGGCGGAGATCGGCCAGCCCATGGCGCCGATCCGCTCCAGCACGGCCAGAGCCACGGCGCCGTTCTCCCGTTGCCAGGTGCCCTGCAGGCCAAGCTGCCAGTCGTCCGGCAGCGGTGGCACCCAGTGCAGTGCAGCGCCCACATCCTGCACGCGTTGCTCCAGCACCGCCTCCACCTCCTGGGCCTGTCGGGCGCTGATCACCGTGGTTCCGGCCTCGATCACGGCCGCTTTCTCTGTGGCCACGGCGGCGAGCGTGTCGCCCAGGTGCTCGCAGTGATCCAGTCCGATCGAGGCTACGGCCACCAGCGGCCGGTGCGGGTGCGCGGTGGTGGCATCGAGGCGACCGCCGAGGCCCGCCTCGAGCACCATCCAGTCGACGGCTTCCGCTTTGAAGTGCATGAGCGCTGCGCTGATCACTAGCTCAAACGGCGTCAGCCGTTCCCGCTTCGCCAGCGGTTGCAGTGCGATCAGGTGGTTCTCCAACTCCTGGGAGCTGATCATCCGACCCTCCACACGGATGCGCTCACACCAATCGATCAGGTGCGGAGAGGTGGTGAGGCCGGAGCGGATGCCGGCGGCCCTGAGGCCACTGTCGATCAGGGTGGCGACCGACCCTTTGCCGTTGGTGCCCACCACCTGAACGGCTGGAATGCCCTGGCTGGGTGATCCCAGGGCCGCAAGAGCGCGTTGGATTCTGATCAGCGACAGATCCATGCCGCGCTGCTCAAAGGGGGGCAGCAGCTCCTGCAGCGTCACGCCTGGGTGGCGCGGGCAGGCAGGGAGGCGAGGCTGGCGTCGAGCCGCTGAAGCAAGAGCGTCACCTCGCGCCGACTGATCACCAGGGGCGGCACCATGCGCACCACCCGGGCACCGGCCGCCACCAGCAGCAGCCCCTGGTCCAGGGCCGCGCGGACCACATCCACGGCACTCACGTCCCAGTCGTCGCGTAACACCAGGCCCTGCAGCAGGCCCCAGCCCCGCACCGCCTCGAGGCGATCCGGGTGGCGCTGGATCAGGGATTCGAGGCCTTGGCGCAGCTGCTCGGCGCGGGCGTTCACATGGCGGAGAAGGCGTCGGCGCTGCAGTTCCCGCGCCACGGTGAGTCCGGCTCGGCAGGCGAAGGGGTTGCCACCGAAGGTGCTGGCGTGGTCGCCGGGCGCGAAGTGATCGGCATGGCTCTGCACCAGCAGGGCACCGATGGCATGACCACCACCCAGCCCCTTGGCGAGGGTGAAAGCATCCGGTTCGATGCCGAGATGCTCATAGCCCCAGAGCTGGCCCGTCCGACCCATTCCCGTCTGCACCTCGTCGAGGATCAGCAGGATGCCGCGTTGGCTGCAGTGCTGTCGCACGGCCTGGAAAAAAGCGCGATCGCCTGGGTTGACGCCCCCCTCACCCTGCAGGGGTTCGATCAGCACAGCCGCCACCCTGGGGCCCTCGGCCTCCCAGCGCTTCAGGGTGGTTTCGAAGCCATCCAGGTCGTTGTAGGGGAAGGTGTCAAAGCCGGCCACCATCGGCTCAAATCCCTGGTGGTATTTCGGCTGACCCGTGGCACTCACAGCGGCAAGCGTGCGGCCATGAAAGCTGGCCTTCGCCGTGAGGATCACCGGCGCTTCGATCCCCCGCACCGTGTGGCCGTGTTTGCGGGCTAGCTTGATCGCCGCCTCATTGGCCTCGGCGCCGGAATTACAGAAGAACACGCTGTCGGCGCAGCTGTGGTCCACGAGCCAATGCGCCAGATCTTCCTGTTCCTGGATCCGGTACAGATTGGACACGTGCTGCAACTTGCGCAGCTGATCAGCGAGGGCCCGACGCAGCGCCGGATCGCTGTGGCCCAGGGTGCAGGTGGCAATGCCGGCGACGGCGTCGAGGTAGCGACGTCCGCGCTCGTCACGCACCCAGCAGCCCTTGCCCCGCACCAAGGTGAGCGGAAAACGGCCGTAGGTCGCCATCACTGCAGTGGGAGCGGTGGGACTTGAACCCACATGCCCGAGGGCGCTCGATTTTGAGTCGAGTCCGTCTACCAATTCCGGCACGCTCCCATAAGACTGATGCTATGCGACGAGCAGCCGCGGCACCGCCGAATCAGCCAGCCTGCCGTTGCAATCGGGCACCGCTGGCACCCAGTTTGGCTTCGATCGCGTCATAACCCCGATCGAGATGATTCAAGCCCGAGACCTGGCTTTTACCGCGGGCGGCCAGTGCGGCCAGCACCATGGCGGCTGCGGCACGTAGATCGCTGCCGGTCACCGGGGCGCCGCTCAGTTGGGGCACCCCTTCCACCACGGCCGTGTTGCCCTGCAGGCGGATGGAGGCTCCCATCCGTTGCAGCTCGGCCACGTGCTGCATGCGGTTTTCGTAGATCTTTTCGGTGATCACGCTGGTGCCGCGGGCTGTGGCCAGAAGGGCCATGAAGGGAGCCTGCAGATCGGTTGGGAAGCCAGGAAAGGGCTGGGTGGTGAGATCAACCCCCTGGATGTCGCCCGGCGTGATGGTGATGCCTTCGTCGTCGATCTCGAGATCGCAGCCGCAGTCGCGCAGTTTCTGGAGCACAGCGCTGAGATGTTCTGGCACCACCGGCGCCACCCTCAGTCTGGAGCGGGTGATGGCTGCTGCGAGCAGAAACGTTCCCGCTTCGATGCGATCTGGAATCACGGCGTAGCTGCAGCCATGGAGGGCTTCGACGCCTTCCACGGTGATGGTGGGTCCGCCGGCGCCCGTGATCCGTGCTCCCATGATGTTGAGCAGGTTGGCCAGATCCTGCACCTCAGGTTCCTGTGCAGCGTTTTCGATCACGCTGGTGCCATTGGCGAGAACGGCCGCCATCAGGATCGTTTCCGTCGCGCCCACGCTCGGGCAATCCAGAACGATCGAGGCACCCCGCAGCCGCTTGCCGCGGCCTGGGACGGCAGCCGACACCACCCCATGCTCGACGTTGACCACAGCGCCGAGGGCCTTGAGTCCGCGGATGTGTTCCACCACGGGCCGGGCACCGATGCGACACCCGCCCGGTAGTGGCACCTTGGCACTGCCCAGTCGTCCCAGCAGCGGGCCGATGGCGAAAAAACTGGCCCGGAGGCCGTTCACCAGGTCATAGGGAGGTTCGCCGTGCTGCAGCTGGCCGGCGTGGATCTCCACCGTGGATCCGTTGCGCTGCACGTGCACACCCAGGGCACGCAGGATCTCCGACATGCCGTCGATATCGGTGAGTTCCGGCACATTGCTGAGACGGAGCGGCTCGTTGCAGAGAAGCGCCGCCGTCATCAGCACCAGGGCTGAATTTTTGGCGCCGCTCACCTTCAGCTCCCCGCTCAGGCGATGCCCGCCTTCAATCTCCAGCAGCGGCTTGAGAATCTCCTGAGACACGGGCGCCGCAGCCGGCATAGCTGGAAATCCTTGAGATGTTGGTCACATCTTGACAACGACGTCTGAGACCGTCTAGACGGCCGGCCCTCAAACTGGTTCTCGCTGGCTGGCGGCAGCCGGTGGGGCCGCAGGTCGATGCCGTATGTTCGTCAACGTCGCCTGTGCGACACGCCAGCGGATGTGGCGGAATTGGTAGACGCGCTAGTTTCAGGTACTAGTGGCAGCAATGTCGTGGGAGTTCAAGTCTCCCCATCCGCATTATTTTGTAGGGGAGCCAACGCCGTCCCGCCCATGATTGTCCTCAAGATCTCCAATTCCTCCGAGGTCGTCGCCTCCAAAGTGGGCAAATTCCTTGAATTTCTCACCCCCGACGAGGTCGACCAGAGTGCCGTTGAGGACCAGGTGATCAAGAAGTTGATTGAGAATCTGGCGGCGGAGGGCATCAAAGGTGAGATCGCGGCTGTGCGCGGTCTTGATCTGGAGGGCCAGGAGCTCAGTCTTCACGACGGCATGAAGGTGCGGAAGCACGAGGCGTTCTGACACAGCGTTCTGACGCTTTGATCACCAGCCGACGCAACCCACTGGTGCGGAGGTTGCGGTCCTTGGCTCAGCGGTCCGGACGGGAACAGGAGGGTCTGCTCCTCTTGGAAGGGGCCCATCTGCTTCAGGAGGTGCTGCGCAGCCAGTCGCCCCAGACCGGCCTGGAGGTGATCGTGACGCCCGCCTGGCTCGAGGCCCATCCCAATGCCCTGAGCGCGTGGGAGGGGTCAGTGCGCTGGCATCACGTCTCCGATGAGGTGCTGCAGGCGGCGTTGTCGACCCTGCACCCTGATGGTGTGGCTTGCCTGCTGCCCCTCGAGGCCCTGCCGGAGCCTCCCGGGCACACCAGTTTTGTGCTCGCGCTCGATCGTGTGCAGGATCCAGGCAATCTCGGCACCTTGCTGCGCACGGCTCTGGCGGCCGATGTGGAGCTGGTCCTGCTGGCCTCCGGCGCCGATCCCCTCAGTCCGAAGGTGGTGCGCAGCTCCTCCGGTGCGGTGCTCACGCTGGCTCAGGAGCGCCTGGGGCCCGAGGAGCGGCAGGGGGTGAGGGCTCTGGCGGAGCGTCTCCAGGATCTGCGCTGCGATGGCCTGCAGGTGGTGGCCACGCTGGTGCCGGATGCCTCCGCTCCTGTGGAGGTGCTGCCCTACTGGGAACTCGACTGGACCCGACCGACGGCCCTGGTGCTTGGCAACGAGGGATCAGGGCTGCATCCGGAGTTGCTTGCCTGCTGCAGCCATGGCGTCACCCTCCCCCACAGCCCGCGGGTGGAATCCCTGAATGTGGCCGCGGCTGCGGTGCCGCTCCTGTTGGAACGCCGACGGGCGACAATGACCGCTCCACGCAGCTGACCGGGTGAGCGACGCCACTTTCGACTTCGATGTGATCGTGATCGGTGCGGGTTACGGCGGTTTTGATGCCGCCAAGCACGCTGCCGAGCACGGCCTGAAGGTGGCGATCATCGAAACCCGCGACATGGGCGGTACCTGCGTCAATCGCGGTTGCGTGCCCTCCAAGGCCCTGCTGGCGGCCAGTGGTCGGGTGCGGGAGCTGGCGGATGCCGACCATCTCGCCGGCTTTGGCATTCATGCGGCACCGGTGCGCTTCGAGCGCCAGAAGATCGCCGACCATGCCAATGCTCTGGTTGCCACGATCAGAGCCAATCTCACCAAGACCCTGGAGCGGGCCGGCGTCACGATCATCCGCGGCAAGGGCCGCCTGGAGGGAAGCCAGCGTGTGGGGGTGCGGGAGGTCAGCGGTGTGGATCGGGTGCTGACGGCCCGCGATGTGATCCTGGCCACCGGGTCCGATCCATTCGTGCCACCGGGGATCGACACCGATGGGCGCAGTGTCTTCACTAGCGATGAGGCTGTGAATCTGGAATGGCTGCCCCGCTGGATCGCGATCATCGGCAGCGGCTACATCGGCCTGGAGTTCGCCGATGTGTACACCGCTCTTGGCTGTGAGGTCACGATGATCGAGGCGTTGGATCGGGTGATGCCGACGTTTGACCCCGACATCGCCAAAATCGCAGCCCGCAAACTGATCGATGGCCGCGATATCGAGGCCCGCTCGGGGGTGCTGGCCAAAGCGATCCGCCCCGGTTCTCCCGTTCAGATCGAGTTGGTCGACATGGACACCCGCGAGCCGGTGGAGACGCTGGAGGTGGATGCGGTGCTGGTGGCCACCGGGCGTGTGCCCAGCAGCAAGGATCTCAATCTTGAATCGGTCGGGGTCGAGACCCAGCGAGGCTTCGTACCGATCGACGACAGCATGCATGTTCTGGTGCATGGCCAGCCCTTGCCGCACCTCTGGGCTGTGGGTGATGTGACCGGCAAGTTGATGCTGGCTCACACGGCGGCCGCCCAGGGCACCGTGGCCGTCGACAACATTCTTGGCCATGGCCGCACCATTGATTACCGCAGCATCCCGGCGGCCACCTTCACCCACCCTGAGATCAGTTCCGTGGGGCTGAGCGAAGCCGACGCGAAGCAGCTGGCTGCCGATCAGGGCTTTGAACTCGGCGTGGTGCGCTCCTATTTCAAAGCCAACACCAAGGCCCTGGCGGAATTGGAAAGTGATGGTCTGATGAAGCTTCTTTTCAACAAGACGAGCGGAGAGGTGCTGGGTGCCCACCTCTATGGCCTGCATGCCGCCGATCTGATTCAGGAGATCGCCAATGCGGTGGCCAGGCGCCAGAGCGTGACGCAGCTGGCCCAGGAGGTGCACACCCATCCCACCCTGAGTGAACTGGTGGAAGTGGCCTACAAGCAGGCTGCAACAGCGCTGGGGGCCTGAGTCATGGAGATCCGTCGCCGTCCTCCCAATCCCCGCATTCAGGTGGCCCACCTGGAATACGCCATTCCCCATGAGGAGAGTGAGCCCCGTCACATTCTTGAGAAGATCGTTTGGGAGAAAGATCGAGAGATCGCCACAGCCAGGGAGCGCATGCCTCTGGAGCAGCTCAAGAGCAAGGTCGCCCAGCTGCCTCCAGCCAAGGATTTCCTTGCTGCCCTGCGCTCAGCACCTGTGGCACCGGCGGTGATCGCCGAGGTCAAAAAAGCCAGCCCCAGCAAAGGGGTGATTCGAGACGATTTCGATCCCGTGGCCATCGCCCGTGCCTATGCCGCCGGCGGGGCCAGCTGTCTATCGGTGCTCACCGACAAAACCTTCTTTCAGGGTGGCTTCGACGTGTTGGTGGAGGTGCGCGACAGCGTTGATCTTCCCCTTCTCTGCAAGGATTTCATCCTCAGCCCCTATCAGCTGTATCAGGCCAGGGCCGCTGGAGCCGATGCTGCCTTATTGATCGCGGCCATCCTCAATGACCAGGATCTTCGTTATCTCCGCAAGGTGGCCGCAGCTCTGGGGCTGACGGTGCTGGTGGAAGTTCACGACGCCAAGGAAATGGAGCGAGTGCTTCAGCTCGGTGGATTTCCCTTGATCGGCATCAACAATCGCGACCTCACCACGTTTGAGACCAACCTGGCCACAACGGAACGGTTGACGACAGAGTTTGGCGATCGCCTCAAGGAGCAGGGTGTGCTCCTGGTGAGTGAATCAGGGTTGTTTGAGCGCTCCGATCTGGATCGGGTCCAGAGTGCAGGAGCGGCTGCTGTGTTGGTGGGAGAGGCGTTGATGCGACAGGCCGACGTCGAAGCCGGCCTGCGCACGCTGCTTCAGGGCTGAGACAAGCTCAGCTCTTCTGCCAGCACTGTTGGGGGTTGCTGGTGGTCAGCAGCATTCCCTGAATCGGAGTGGTCGTGGTGTGCAGGGTGTAGCTGAATTCGCTCGGCCGCACACCGCTCGGCCGTGCACACACGAAGGTGGCACCGCTGGTGTTGGTGGTGGGCACCGTGCTGATGTTGTACAGCTTCAGCAGATTGACCATGGCGGCGTCGTAATTGACCTCCGCCTGGTTGTTGCCCAGGAACAACTGGGAACGGCTGGCACCACAGCGGGTTTTGGAGGTGGTGACCTGGGGATAGAGGGCCTTGGAGGTGTAAGTCACATCGCAGAGCATCCCCTTGGAGGTGTTGCTCGGTCCGCTGATCGCCAGGATCGCCACCGACTGGGGCGTGGCTTCACGCACAAACACGGACTTGGGAATCAACCCCTTCAGGTCGATCGCCTTGGCAGCAGGGCTCAGGGCCGTGATGGCACTGAAACCGGCGCCGCCGAGGGCGATCGCAAAGGCGCAGGAATGGAGGGCAGAACGCATGGGCGCGGTGATCTTCAAGAACGGTGGAATGGAGTCGGATTCAGGCGGCGGCCAGATTGGCGGCCACGAAATCCCAGTTCACCAACTTGTCGAGGTAGGTGCTGATGTAATCGGGGCGGCGATTCTGG includes:
- a CDS encoding FAD-binding oxidoreductase — protein: MTQGSAGLQALQAELAPLPQLSLLQGEADLLRFSRDAYDYSPVLRERLSHCRAGLVVRPESVAAVRAVAAACARHGVPLTLRGAGTGNYGQCVPLQGGVVMLMGALSAVRAIDPHSGVVEVESGCLLRDLDQAVAGHHRQLRLLPSTWRTATIGGFIAGGSGGIGSVRWGFLRDPGHLLGLEVVTLEAEPRLLQLDAADAEALNHAYGTNGIITALRLSTAPRQAWHELSIDCADWEVAVDLAQRCQQAALELHLCTVLERSIVDQLPNWSGAPAGCHRLLLLVAADGVSTVERLAAAVGAVCRHLGPEADHHGNGLRELSWNHTTLHCRSLDPSWTYLQMLLPQPELPLLNQLRADWGDDLLWHLEGVRQGGTARLAALPLVRWQGGDALERLIAQCRDLGAVIFNPHVITVEDGGLGVIDGEQVAAKRHHDPMGLLNPGKLRGWSA
- a CDS encoding pentapeptide repeat-containing protein, producing the protein MASRLLQPRRWMLAGLLLALMALTSGPAQALDTSTGTGLQDRALFQERVDYTLTNQSGHDFHGQDLRNTSFAGAVGRGADFSDANLHGAIFTQGAFANADFHGADLSDALMDRADFSGTDLRGTLLSGVIASGSSFAGAQIEGADFSDALLDRDDVRRLCRDAEGSHPHTGVSTRESLGC
- a CDS encoding folylpolyglutamate synthase/dihydrofolate synthase family protein, which produces MTLQELLPPFEQRGMDLSLIRIQRALAALGSPSQGIPAVQVVGTNGKGSVATLIDSGLRAAGIRSGLTTSPHLIDWCERIRVEGRMISSQELENHLIALQPLAKRERLTPFELVISAALMHFKAEAVDWMVLEAGLGGRLDATTAHPHRPLVAVASIGLDHCEHLGDTLAAVATEKAAVIEAGTTVISARQAQEVEAVLEQRVQDVGAALHWVPPLPDDWQLGLQGTWQRENGAVALAVLERIGAMGWPISASSIRSGFAAARWPGRMQPMRWRGHPLLLDGAHNPAAAARLAAERRHWPGEREGIDWILGIQSHKQAEPMLHSLLQPSDRAWIVPVPDHRSWSAEALRRLCPDLAHQLLETGGPDPVLGVLDRLECRGWPQVPPVIAGSLYLLGDLLRRDLLHAE
- a CDS encoding aspartate aminotransferase family protein, with translation MATYGRFPLTLVRGKGCWVRDERGRRYLDAVAGIATCTLGHSDPALRRALADQLRKLQHVSNLYRIQEQEDLAHWLVDHSCADSVFFCNSGAEANEAAIKLARKHGHTVRGIEAPVILTAKASFHGRTLAAVSATGQPKYHQGFEPMVAGFDTFPYNDLDGFETTLKRWEAEGPRVAAVLIEPLQGEGGVNPGDRAFFQAVRQHCSQRGILLILDEVQTGMGRTGQLWGYEHLGIEPDAFTLAKGLGGGHAIGALLVQSHADHFAPGDHASTFGGNPFACRAGLTVARELQRRRLLRHVNARAEQLRQGLESLIQRHPDRLEAVRGWGLLQGLVLRDDWDVSAVDVVRAALDQGLLLVAAGARVVRMVPPLVISRREVTLLLQRLDASLASLPARATQA
- the murA gene encoding UDP-N-acetylglucosamine 1-carboxyvinyltransferase; the encoded protein is MPAAAPVSQEILKPLLEIEGGHRLSGELKVSGAKNSALVLMTAALLCNEPLRLSNVPELTDIDGMSEILRALGVHVQRNGSTVEIHAGQLQHGEPPYDLVNGLRASFFAIGPLLGRLGSAKVPLPGGCRIGARPVVEHIRGLKALGAVVNVEHGVVSAAVPGRGKRLRGASIVLDCPSVGATETILMAAVLANGTSVIENAAQEPEVQDLANLLNIMGARITGAGGPTITVEGVEALHGCSYAVIPDRIEAGTFLLAAAITRSRLRVAPVVPEHLSAVLQKLRDCGCDLEIDDEGITITPGDIQGVDLTTQPFPGFPTDLQAPFMALLATARGTSVITEKIYENRMQHVAELQRMGASIRLQGNTAVVEGVPQLSGAPVTGSDLRAAAAMVLAALAARGKSQVSGLNHLDRGYDAIEAKLGASGARLQRQAG
- a CDS encoding RNA methyltransferase, whose translation is MITSRRNPLVRRLRSLAQRSGREQEGLLLLEGAHLLQEVLRSQSPQTGLEVIVTPAWLEAHPNALSAWEGSVRWHHVSDEVLQAALSTLHPDGVACLLPLEALPEPPGHTSFVLALDRVQDPGNLGTLLRTALAADVELVLLASGADPLSPKVVRSSSGAVLTLAQERLGPEERQGVRALAERLQDLRCDGLQVVATLVPDASAPVEVLPYWELDWTRPTALVLGNEGSGLHPELLACCSHGVTLPHSPRVESLNVAAAAVPLLLERRRATMTAPRS
- the lpdA gene encoding dihydrolipoyl dehydrogenase, with the protein product MSDATFDFDVIVIGAGYGGFDAAKHAAEHGLKVAIIETRDMGGTCVNRGCVPSKALLAASGRVRELADADHLAGFGIHAAPVRFERQKIADHANALVATIRANLTKTLERAGVTIIRGKGRLEGSQRVGVREVSGVDRVLTARDVILATGSDPFVPPGIDTDGRSVFTSDEAVNLEWLPRWIAIIGSGYIGLEFADVYTALGCEVTMIEALDRVMPTFDPDIAKIAARKLIDGRDIEARSGVLAKAIRPGSPVQIELVDMDTREPVETLEVDAVLVATGRVPSSKDLNLESVGVETQRGFVPIDDSMHVLVHGQPLPHLWAVGDVTGKLMLAHTAAAQGTVAVDNILGHGRTIDYRSIPAATFTHPEISSVGLSEADAKQLAADQGFELGVVRSYFKANTKALAELESDGLMKLLFNKTSGEVLGAHLYGLHAADLIQEIANAVARRQSVTQLAQEVHTHPTLSELVEVAYKQAATALGA
- the trpC gene encoding indole-3-glycerol phosphate synthase TrpC; the encoded protein is MEIRRRPPNPRIQVAHLEYAIPHEESEPRHILEKIVWEKDREIATARERMPLEQLKSKVAQLPPAKDFLAALRSAPVAPAVIAEVKKASPSKGVIRDDFDPVAIARAYAAGGASCLSVLTDKTFFQGGFDVLVEVRDSVDLPLLCKDFILSPYQLYQARAAGADAALLIAAILNDQDLRYLRKVAAALGLTVLVEVHDAKEMERVLQLGGFPLIGINNRDLTTFETNLATTERLTTEFGDRLKEQGVLLVSESGLFERSDLDRVQSAGAAAVLVGEALMRQADVEAGLRTLLQG